A region from the Bacteroidota bacterium genome encodes:
- a CDS encoding efflux RND transporter periplasmic adaptor subunit, with amino-acid sequence MTMQKRNILFFLVPVLLFTACRNTEEKDLASKKKQLAEYKSNLKELTANIETLEKQISKMDTAFLIEKKSKRVTVEELKKQDFKHYIEVQGVVDAEENITALNQQPGIVSAIYVKVGDRVSKGQLLGITQTTAAIEDQLKSAQAQTSLAVTAFEKQKNLWEQKIGSEIQFLQAKTQKEAAERGVDGLKKQLEMTKIIAPINGTVDAVNLRVGDMAAPSQLMPGIRIINNESLKVKAKLADSDFGKIRQGDKVEIEFPDINKTVEASVHYVSKTIDPRSRTFGVEIKLPNDQNEYAANMIAKLKINDVVMKDVLIIPSNVIQRSSEGEYILAAQTENGIKRAYKKSVVPGLSYNGRTVVTKGMEEGNQIITFGYSEVVDGQKIDY; translated from the coding sequence ATGACCATGCAAAAGCGCAACATTCTTTTTTTTCTCGTACCGGTTCTTCTTTTTACCGCTTGCAGAAATACCGAAGAGAAGGACCTTGCTTCTAAGAAAAAGCAGTTGGCAGAATATAAGTCTAATTTGAAAGAATTGACGGCTAATATCGAAACACTGGAAAAGCAGATTTCTAAAATGGATACAGCGTTCCTGATCGAGAAAAAGTCGAAGCGCGTTACGGTAGAAGAACTGAAAAAGCAGGATTTTAAGCACTATATCGAAGTGCAAGGTGTTGTGGATGCTGAGGAGAATATCACCGCGCTGAATCAGCAACCCGGTATTGTTTCTGCTATCTATGTTAAAGTAGGCGACCGGGTTAGTAAGGGACAGTTGCTTGGTATTACACAAACTACCGCGGCAATAGAAGATCAGTTGAAGTCAGCTCAGGCGCAAACGTCGCTCGCTGTCACTGCGTTTGAAAAGCAGAAGAACCTTTGGGAACAAAAGATAGGGAGCGAGATTCAATTCCTTCAAGCAAAAACACAAAAGGAAGCTGCTGAAAGAGGAGTGGACGGACTGAAGAAACAACTGGAAATGACCAAGATTATCGCTCCTATTAATGGAACAGTTGATGCGGTGAACTTGCGCGTGGGCGACATGGCGGCTCCTAGCCAGTTGATGCCGGGCATCCGCATCATTAATAATGAAAGCCTGAAGGTGAAAGCTAAACTAGCCGACAGTGACTTTGGTAAAATTCGTCAGGGCGACAAAGTAGAAATCGAATTTCCTGACATTAACAAAACGGTAGAGGCCAGTGTTCATTATGTTTCTAAAACTATTGACCCTCGTTCCCGAACTTTCGGCGTGGAAATAAAGCTTCCAAACGATCAAAACGAATATGCCGCCAACATGATTGCCAAATTAAAAATCAATGATGTAGTGATGAAAGATGTATTGATTATTCCTTCCAATGTCATTCAGCGTTCTTCAGAAGGCGAATATATTTTGGCTGCCCAAACGGAAAACGGTATTAAAAGAGCATACAAGAAATCAGTAGTTCCCGGCTTGAGTTATAACGGAAGAACTGTGGTGACCAAAGGAATGGAAGAGGGAAATCAAATTATCACTTTTGGTTACAGTGAAGTGGTGGATGGACAGAAAATTGACTATTAA